The following is a genomic window from Sphingobacterium spiritivorum.
GTAACGGTATTTTATTTCAAGGCACATTGGGGTAAATTTCTTTTTCTTATCCTTATGGTTTTATGTTCTGCTTACTATCTGACTTCGTTGAAAAAGGCATTGACAAGTCAGCAGGAAAAAAGCGGAGAGAAGGCAGACGGACTTGTCATCCGTTATCCGGTATGTTCGGCGATAATTATTGTTTGCAGTATATTCCAGTTTATCTTTCCTGCTCCGCCGTTTATTTTCAGTGCGCTGTTATGGATACTCTCCGGTATATTGCTTTCTGTTATCTTTCGGACCTACATAAGCCAGTACTGGATGAGGATCTGGCTGGCACTGTTTACACTTTTTGTCCTGGCGTGTATGGATAATATGATCCTGCAGGCATCACGTCCTGAAAGATGGTGTATCCTGCTTATTTCGGCATGTAGTTTCTGCATCGGATTGTATGCCCTGATCAACAGACAGAAACAGGAGGAGCTGCGGGAGCGCTGGATATTATACCCGATAGGGCTGATGACGGCATTTACACTGATCGCATGTATCAGTGACATCTTTGGTCAGTATAATCTGGCCAAGGTGCTGATGGTATCCGGATTGCTAAGTGTGATGATCACGATTCTGTTTTTATGGGTGGTGCGGTTAATTAATGAGGGGCTGCAGTTTGCCTCTATGCTGTACACGCATCAGGAACAGCGATTGTTTTATCTGAACTACAACCGGGTAGGGACGCAGGCACCTACATTTTTTTACATCTTTCTGGTGATTGGCTGGTTTGTGTTGTTTGGCCGTAATTTTTATGAGTTCAGGCAGATATCCGAACCGTTAAAGAATTTTTTCGAGCAGGAACATGCATTAGGCAGCTATACTTTTTCGATCAGCAATCTTTTGACTTTTATCGTGATTATGATCGTGACTACAGTGGTCTCAAAAGTAGTTTCTTATTTTGCTTCCGATCAGCAATGGAACAGTAAGGAAGAAAAACATAAGCGGAAATTGAAAGTGGGTAGCTGGCTGTTGCTTATCCGGATTACGATTATTGTGCTTGGACTTTTTCTTGCCTTTGCTGCGGCGGGTATACCGATGGACAAAATTACACTGATCTTAGGCGCATTAGGAGTAGGTGTGGGATTTGGTTTACAGACGCTCGTCAATAATCTGGTGAGCGGACTGATCATTGCATTTGAAAAACCTGTGAATGTAGGTGATGTTATCGAGGTGGGCGGACAAGGCGGGACTGTCAAATCTATCGGCTTCAGAAGCAGTGTCATTTCTACTGTTGACGGAGCTGATCTTGTTTTACCTAACGGGGATCTGCTCAATTCTCATGTGATCAACTGGACATTAGGCGGCTATAAAAAGCGTATGCATATTGTCTTGCGTGTGACTTATGACAGCGATCTTCAACATATCCGCGACTTGCTGTTGCTTATTATGGGCAAGCAGGTAAATATCCTGACATCTCCTCTGCCTGTCGTACAGTATAATCAGTTTGCCGCAAGTGCGATAGATATTGATCTATATTTCTGGGTACGAAGCCTCAGAGATGCTTCGCAGATCCGAAGCGACCTTATGCAGGCTATACATCAGCATTTCCGGCAGGAGGGTATTGTCATTCCGTTTCCTCAACAGGACATTCATATTGCGTCCGGACCTGAAAAAGAAGGAGATAGGGAAGACTAAAAATCAAATTATTTTGCAAGGATAAAATTTTTTATTTAACATTGAGTTTAAGTAATGCTAAACTATGGCTGTTACTTTTGCCAAAATATATGCCTTTCGTTTTTGTATTTTTTAATATTTATAAACAATGGGTGTAATTGTAGTATGTTGCATCATTAAAAAACGAATAATCAAATCTAAAATAATAATTTTCAGCAAGCTGCTGCACATGCAAAGTTTGCCCCTATGTCATCATGAGAAAAATATTACTTATCAGTGCATTTTTAACTGCTCAACTGGTACATGCACAGTATCACGGACAGGTTTACATCGATCTTAACGATAATAAGAAACCGGATCTGAATGAAAAAGGAGTAGGAGATATCCTCGTATCGGACGGATATGATATTGTCAAAACGGATGCGAATGGTAAATTTGATATTAAACCTCATGAAAAAGCCCGTTTTCTTTTCATTACCGTTCCATCGGGTTATAAGGCCAGAAAAACGCATTATATTAAACTTTCCAAAGCGGATGAAACATATGACTTCAGCCTCGTAAAAGACGAAGTTCAGTCTGCGGATAAACTACGCTTTATTCAGATAACGGATACAGAAACTCCGCTTTACGGGCAGTGGATAGACAATGTACGTAATTATGCACGCGAGCAGGGTGCTTCACTTATCATGCATACCGGCGATATCTGTTACGAACCGGGTATGCAGTTTCATGCCCGTCAGGTAAACTCCGAACTGATGCGCCGACCTACATATTATGCAGTTGGTAATCATGATCTGGTAAAAGGTGAATATGGTGAAAAATTATTTGAGGATCTGTTTGGTCCGACATATTATTCCTTTGATGCCGGTCCGGCCCACTTTGTGGTGACACCTATGGCCGGTGGCGACTATGCTCCCAGTTATACGCAGGATCAGGTGATCGCGTGGCTGAAGAAGGATCTGGCTGCCAAGGATAAGAATAAACCTTTGATCTTTATCAATCATGATTTTGCAGTAGGGAAAGATTTTGTGATGAAAGGTAAGACTGAGGAGATTGATCTCAAGCAGTATAATCTGAAAGCCTGGCTGTTTGGACACTGGCATAATAATTTTGTGCAACGCGTGGGCGAAGGTAATGTATATGTGATCTCCACAGGAGCTCCGAATAAAGGTGGAATCGATAATTCTGCAGGTCAGTTTATGGCTATTGATATCAGTAAGGACGGAGTCACTCACGTACAGCCAGTATATGCCAATCTGAAAGGGCATGTAGCTGTCGTAAGTCCTGCCGTATCCGGTATGAATACCCTTAATGGAAATAAACTGGATATAAATGTCAATATCTACGATAGTGAACGAGCGGTAACCGGAGCTTATACTTATATCTATGATCAGAGTGGCAAACAGATTGCCAAAGAGACACTGCAGCAACAGAGCGACTGGAACTGGAGAGGACAAAGTGCATTAGGTAAAGTGTCTTACGGTGTAAATTATGAGATGCTGACTGAAGTTGTATATGCCAACGGTGAACGTGAATTAAAGAAGCAACCTTTCGCGTTAACAAAGACCGTTGCTGATCAGGCTTTGCAGCTGATATGGAGTGCCAATATCGGGGCGAGTGTATGGAAAGCAAGTCCGCTTGTTGTGGATGATATGGTATTAGCTGCGACTATTGATGACGGTACGACAGACAAAAGCAAGATCGTCGCTCTGGACAAAAAGACCGGAAAAGAGATCTGGTCTTATCATACAAACAGCTCTGTTAAGAATAAGTTGAACGTAGCTGAAGGGCTTGTATTAGCTACGGATGGTGCCGGAAATGTGTATGCGCTGGATATCAAAACCGGAAAGCTCAAATGGACAAAGAGCCTTAGCGGAGGAACGCTGCCGGTATATGTAACCGGAGGTGTCGTTGATAAAGGTATTTATTATACCGGATATGGTAAATACCTGTCGGCCTTAAACGTCAAAACAGGAGATGTAATCTGGCAGAATAAGGATTGGAATAGTGGCGAGGGGATGCCCGGATCTATGCTGATCGCTAAGAATGTACTGATCACAGGCAGCAACTGGAATAGCTTATTTGCACATGACCTTGCATCAGGCAAGTTGTTGTGGAAGAGAAATGATGACGGACTTCGTTTCAGAAGCGGGGGTGTGAGTTTTGATGGTGAGTATGTATACACGACTGGACTCAACGGTTTGTTTGTACTGGATCTGAAAACCGGAGAAACGGTTAGAAAGAAGATTTTTGAAGATGAATTTAAGGTAATGGCCTCGCCTCTGCTTTTAAACGGGGAACTGATCATGCCTACATCAGTAGGCGGTGTAAAAAGTTACGATATGAAGACTTTGGAAGAAAAATGGCAGTTTAACACCGGAGAAGCATTGGTGTATACTTCGGCCTATACCAGTCCGGATCAGCACAAACCGGTCCGTACGGTAGAAAGCAGTGTACTTGCTGTCGGAAACAACCTGTACTTCGGCGCTTCGGACGGACAATTTTATGTGCTTGATCAGAGCGGTAAACTGGTACAGGCTATTACATTGGGAGCTCCTATATTCGCCGAGGCAACTCTTGCAGACCACTATATGTATGTTGCTGATTTTTCAGGTAATGTACATTGTTTTAAGATGAAATAATAGTGATAGATATACGGGTTTCATAGCAAACTACAGGCTGTAAAAAGCTGATTTCATAAAAGCGACAACGCCCCTGAATCTGTTCAGGTGCGTTGTCGTTTAGTATTTAAGTATTCTGGAATCGATTTCCGAACTAATGGGATATACGTCTTTGTAAATATCAATTCCCGTCTGTTCCAGAGGTATGCCGGCCATACTTGTTTTTTTGCCTTTGATCGAGATTTTATTCTTATTGTTAATATCGATCATAGCCCAGATTGGTTCCTCATAGACCAGTGTATATTGGAGTATACGGTGTTTTTTGTAAAAGTCTTCTGAAAATGCCTGGTTTTTGAAATCTTCACCTGCCCAGTAATAGGACGCACTGTTGATCTGCACATAATGTATCCCGTTTATTTCATTATGATAGTTCATGTGATGATGCCCGGTCAATACGAGGATGACCTTTTTGAATCCTGCCTTTTCGTTTATCTGCTCTAACAGATAGCGGACCTCCATTCCGTTATCGAGTCCGCCTAAGGTATTTTCCAGCCCCTGATGACAAAAGATTACGGTTCTTAGAGAAGTCTTTTGCAGATCGTCTCTGAGCCACTCCAGTTGCTTCTTTGCGATTGTTCGCGGATAACCCGGTATCTCGGTTGTTTCACTTTTCTCATTACCGTCCAGGACAACAAAGTGAAAACCATTCTTATCAAACGAATAGTAGGGGCGTTCAGCGGACCAGAATGCCAGCGATTGTTCTTTCGTATATCCGCCATCCGTATCATGATTGCCGAGCACATGATATTTTTCACCCTCAAAGCTGTTCCATATATCCATCAAAGGCTTATTCTGAGGTTTGGGCATGCAGAAATCTCCCAGCTGGATAATGAAATCCGGTTTTTCCTGTTTCATTGCTTCAATAAAGGCTGCTGCCCGTTTTTCGCTGTCGTGCATCAGATCATAATGCAGATCTGTGATTACACCGAACCGGATCCTTTGACTGGCTTTATCTGTACTTGTTCTGGCAGAGGCAAGTGCGGGACTCAGCAGAAGACCGGAGATCCCCAGTCCTCCGATTTTTAAAAATGATTTTCTGTTTATCATAACTGGTTTTTAAATTAACAGTAATTCCTGTATTATAAGGCTTTTATGAGTTCTATAATTTCCAATGGCTGATGTATAAGTTTATCCGAGGGATAATAATTCAGTTCATGCACTGTATGTGTTCCGTAGAGTGATCCTACAGAATATCCAACATTAGCGCGGTGAGCGGATTGTAAATCCGAAGGCGTATCGCCGATATTGAAAACCGTAGCTGCATCACGGATCTGACATTTTTCCATCGCAAGATGAATCATATCCGGTTCAGGTCTGCCGTTTACGACATCACTGCTGGATACAGAACAATTGATAATATTGTTCGAAGTGTTATGCAGTCTTATGTAATTACTGTCCAGGTCTTTATCCCAGTCCAGTTTACGCAGAATTATAGCGGTAACCTTACGGTAAAATCCTGTAGTCAATGCGATCCGGATGTCATTTTCTCTGCAGAATTCAAATACTTCCGGTACTCCGTCATAAGGTTTTGCGCCGTATGTTTCATAATGATGCTCAAGTGTATTGCAGAAAAAAGCATAGGACTCATCCACTTTGTCTTTAAACGAGGGATGATTTTCCCCGATTTCATCTTTCCAGATGGTTTCGAATACCCGGTATTTGGACCAGCCCATCATGCTGTTTATTTTTTCTGAAGACACTTCCAGTTGTGTTGCCCGGATGGCTTCAAAAAAACATTTTTCGACTTCACGATTGTCCTGTACGGTCGTACCGGCCATATCAAACAGGGCTAATTTAATTTTACTCATAATTATTGATCTGTTGTGGTTTGACAAATGATATAATATGCGTAGCCACCCCACCATGGAAACTGTCTGCTTCTGTAAGCTGACGATGCCCGTATTTATAAAGTGCTGTATTTTTCTGTGGAATATCCGGATTGTAGCTGTCTGTCTGTGGATCACTGGCAAATACAGTCCAGGTGACCAGATCGCCTTTTTGCAAGGTACTGTCGATGGCATCATATGCTTTATAATCAGAAGCGATATCCTCAATGACGCCTACAATTTCGTGTCCCAGAATGGTCGGACAGGGTTCCTGACGTATACCGCAATAGGTGTGAAGATCACTTCCGCAAAGGGTGATATAGCAGATTTTTACTAATATTTCTCCCTCCGAGAGCGATCGGACAGGCTGGCTGTGCACAGCCGGAGGCATGTTAGATTGTTCAAAAACCAGAAAATTGCCCTGTTTTATCATAATGGTAGTATAAATATATAAAATGTTTTGTAATACTAAACAATGTTTATTTATACTGTATTTTATTAGTGTTAAACAATTATGAAGATTGCAGGGATAGGTGAGGTACGCAGGTGTTGCTCCGAATACTTATAAAGTGTGAAAGGGTACTTATAAAAAAGACAAAGAATTTCCCTTTTTCCTTACTACAGGAAACAAAAATACCCCTGAAATTTTCAGGGGTAGGTGCTATATTCATTTAGCTTGTTAATTATTCTTCAGGTATTCTCTCAATACATATTGCAGGATACCATCATTCTTGTAATATTCTATCTCTATAGCGGAATCCAGTCTGGCTTTGACTTTGAAGTCAGTCGCTTTGCCTGAAGGATGTACTGCATTGACGTCCAGTAATTTATGCGGACTCAGGTTTTCGGCCAGTCCCGTGATGGTAAATGTTTCTGTTCCGTCCAGTCCCAGAGATTCGGCATTCTGACCTTCTACAAATACCAGCGGTGCTACGCCCATACCGACCAGATTGCTGCGGTGTATACGTTCAAAGCTTTCGGCTATAACTGCTTTTATACCCAGCAGAAATGTTCCTTTAGCTGCCCAGTCTCTGGATGATCCTGATCCGTATTCTTTACCTGCTAATACAATAAGTGGTGTCTGATCTTTCTGGTAGGCCATAGCGGTCTCATATACGGTATTCACTTCGTTATCTGGAAAATAGATACTGTATCCACCTTCTTTTTCAACGATCTTATTTTTAATACGTACATTGGCAAAAGTACCCCGCATCATGACTTCGTGATTCCCTCTTCGTGATCCGTAAGAGTTGAAGTCAGCCTGTGCGACATCGTGAGCCAGTAAGTACTGACCTGCAGAAGTGTTATCTTTGAACGAGCCGGCAGGGGAGATATGGTCTGTCGTGACCGAATCTCCGAGATATAATAACACACGTGCGTCTTTGATATCTGTTACCGGATTTAAGGTCTCTTTCAGCCCCTCAAAGAATGGTGATTCCTTGATATAGGTAGAATCTGATTTCCATTCGTAGTTTTGTTCCAGATTGACCTGCAGATTCTGCCAGTCTGTAGACCCGTCAAAGATGACGTCATATACTTCCTGAAAATCTTCCTGTTTCACACAGTCATTGATGGTCCGGATAATCTCTTCCCGGCTCGGCCATATATCTTTCAGATACACCGGATTGCCATTCGGATCATAATCCAGCGGATCTTCCAGCAGGTTGATATCTACACGACCCACCAGTGCATAGGCAACTACGAGCATAGGTGACATCAGAAAGTTCATCTTTACCTGCGGATGTACACGTGCTTCGAAATTACGATTGCCGGAGAGCACCGATGCCACTACCAGTTCGCCTTTATCTACGGCTTCAGCGATATGCGGAGGAAGCGGGCCTGAGTTGCCGATACAGGAAGTACAGCCGTATCCCACGGTATGAAACCTTAAGGCATCCAGATCTACATTCAGTCCGGCCCGTTCCAGATATTGAGTGACGACTTTAGATCCCGGAGCCAGAGATGTTTTGACCCAGGACTTGGTCCGTAATCCTTTTTCTACCGCATTGCGGGCCAGTAGTCCGGCGCCGATCATGACGGCAGGGTTGGAGGTATTGGTACAACTGGTGATGGCTGCAATCACGATACTGCCATCGCTCAGGATAAATTCTTTATTCTTATGCTTGATACGGACGGACTGTAGGGCTTCTTTATCTACCTGAAAATTATTAGGAGCTGTGAGTGGCACTTTTCCGAAGGTGAATTCAGTTCCTGATCCGCCATCTGCCAGCCAGGCCGCTTCACGGCGATCCTGAAAAGGCTGGTATTCTCTGTTGTGTTCTTTATCCAGCAAGGTAGCAAATTTGCTTCCCAGTTCTTTCACGATGATCTTATCCTGCGGACGTTTGGGTCCTGAAACGGTTGGTTCTAATGTAGACAGATCAAATTCGACTAATGACGAATACTGGATGGTCTCATTGCCGGTTCGCCACAGCAGATTTTCCTTACAATAGGTTTCTACAATCTCTATCTGCTCTTTGGAACGATTGGTCGCATGCATATATTCCAATGTGCGGTTATCGATAGGGAAGTAGGTGACAGTACAGCCAAATTCAGGCGACATATTGGAGATTGTAGCGCGATCCGTTACCGTCAGGTTGTCTAGTCCTTCGCCGAAGACTTCCACAAATTTGCCTACTACTCCTTTATCTCTCAATATTTTGGTAATGGAAAGTACCATATCAGTAGCGGTACAGGCATCCGGGATATTTCCGGTAAGTTTCAGACCGATGACTTCAGGACAGGTAAAGAAGATGGGCTGCCCCAGCATTGCGGCTTCCGCTTCTATACCTCCTACACCCCAGCCAATGACGCCGATACCATTTACCATCGGGGTATGCGAATCAGTACCGACTAAGGAATCCGGAAATAACCAGCCTTCTCTGCTGATGACTCCCTTGGCCAGATATTCCAGATTGACCTGATGGCAGATTCCCATTCCGGGAGGAACAACTGTAAAATTACGGAGTCCTTTTTGCGCCCATTTCAGGAGCTCATAGCGTTCGGTATTGCGGTCATATTCGAGTTGTACATTCTTATCATAGGAATAATCTGTGCCGAAGTAATCTACCTGTACGGAATGGTCAATTACCAGATCCACGGGGATAGCCGGATTTATCTTTTGTCCGTCTTTTCCGTGGCGTACATATTCTGCCCGCAGGGAGGCCATATCCACGACAGCGGGTACACCGGTGAAATCCTGCATCAGAATACGGGCCGGCTTGAAGGGTATATCTTTGTCTACGGGAGCCGGTGACCAGTGAAGCAATGTATTGACATGTTCATCGGTAATGCTGAACCCGTCAAAATTGCGGAGTACATTTTCCAATAAAATCCGGATACTGAACGGAAGATGATCTACCGAACCTCCGGGAAGGTTTTTCAGCGAACTGTAATGATAGGTTGTGCCATTAACATCAAGTTTCTGAAGTGATTTTGCTTTAGATGTGTCCATAAATTATCTCTCTTGTATAGTATTAACAAGTGATTTTTGAAATCGTTGTCAAAAAAATGAAATTTTCGCTCAGGACTGTTTTGTTTCAGATACGGCTGTCATTTTCCTGTTGCCAGCTGTCTTACAGCTGAGGGAAACCGGAATTTAAAACGGGCAATATTGTGTCTTTCTGCGCCTGTTCTTTGCTGTTGAAATACGTATCTTTGCAGCATGTCTACATCTTCTATTCAACAACAAGAGACTATAGTTGCATTGGCTACGGCCAATGGTAATGGTGCTATCGCTGTGATCCGTCTTTCGGGCAAGGATGCTATTGAAATTGCCAATCAGGTTTTTCGTGGCAAGGATCTTTCTGCTCAACCTTCTCATACGGTTCATTTCGGTACCATCCGGGATGGAGAGGAAATTCTGGATGAGGTGCTGGTCACCTTATTTGTAGGCCCTAATTCTTACACGAAGGAGCATGTGGTGGAAATATCTACACACAACTCTAAATATATTATCGAACGTATTATCAGCTTACTGATCCGCAAGGGGGCAAGGGCTGCCAAGCCGGGAGAATTTACACTGCGTGCTTTCCTGAACGGTGGTATGGATCTTTCGCAGGCAGAGGCGGTGGCGGATCTGATTGCGTCTAATTCGGCGGCATCCCATCAGATCGCTATGCAGCAGATGAGGGGCGGATTTTCCAATCAGCTACGGAAGCTACGGGATGATCTGATTCATTTTGCTTCGCTTATCGAACTGGAACTTGATTTTTCGGAGGAGGATGTGGAGTTTGCAAACCGGGATCAGCTGAAGCTGCTGATTTTACAGATCAATTCGGTAGTACGAAAACTTATTCAGTCTTTTGAACAGGGAAATGTGCTCAAAAATGGTGTTCCGGTGGTTATTGCCGGCAAACCGAATGTGGGTAAATCTACTTTGCTGAACGCTTTGCTGAATGAAGAACGTGCTATTGTATCGGATATCGCCGGTACTACACGGGATACAATCGAAGATGAGATTAATATTCATGGAGTGACGTTCCGTTTTATTGATACGGCTGGTATACGCGAAACGGTAGATGTGATTGAGGCAAAAGGCGTGGAGCGTACCCGAGAAAAGATGAAACAGGCACGCCTGATTATCTATCTCTTTGATCCGGTACAGGATACGATTGCGGATGTGGAAACGCAACTGGAAGAGGTGCGAAGCCTGAATATTCCTTTTGTGACGATTATCAATAAGTCGGATTTGCTGTCGGAAGAACAGCGTGCCGGATATCAGTCTCTTTCTCCGGTATTTATTTCTGCTAAGGAGCAGATCGGCGTTGAAGAACTGAAGGATGAACTGCTGCGTCAGGTGAACCTGGCTAATCTGAATACGGATGATGTAATGGTAACTAATATTCGCCATGTCGAAGCGCTGCAGCATACGGAAGATTCGCTGGGCAGGGTACTGTTTGGTATTGATAATCCGGTTACTTCTGACTTCCTGGCTATGGATATCCGCCAGGCGCTGTATCACCTGGGAGAAATCACGGGTAGTGTTTCTACAGATGATCTGCTGGATAATATCTTTAGTAAGTTTTGTATCGGGAAGTAAAGCTGTTTTACTTTGTGTTTCTTCGTTTGTTAACCAGTGATTTAGTTCTTTTTGACTTTTCTTTGAATTAGATATTCTGATTGAACTCTCACGTTGTAAAGTTTTTAAAAAAATGAAGATTCAAATAATCAGTGATTTACATCAGGAGTTTGGGATGACGGAATTATCTTTTGATAAGGCTGACATTGTTGTATTTGCCGGTGATATAAATCTCGGCATAAAAGGAATTCAGTGGATTCAATCAACTATAAAATCCAAACCTGTAATTTATGTGCTTGGAAACCATGAATACTACAAAGGATCGTATCCCAAAACGCTCCATAAAGTAAGAGCCTTAGCTGAAAATTCAAATGTTCATGTATTAGAGGATTCATATATTGATATAGATAATATTCGATTCCACGGTTGCACGTTATGGACAGATTTTTCAGTATTTGGTAATTCAGTGGAATATGGTATCATTTGTCAGTCGACCATGAGCGATTATAAAATGATAAGGCGTGACCCTTCTTATTCAAAGATGCGCTCCGTTGATACTTTTCAAATTCATCAGGTGTCACGGAAATGGTTAGAAGGAAGTTTACAAGGTTCTGAGAAATCTAAAAATATTGTAGTTACACATCATGCGCCAGGTTTACAGTCTGTACCAACAGAATATAAAAATGATCCTGTATCGGCTGCATATGCTTCTGATATGGAAGATTTTATTTTAATGCATCAACCAGATTTCTGGATTCATGGTCATATCCATACACCAAGTCGATATCATATTGGGAAGACAGAAATTATATGTAATCCGCATGGCTATATAGATGAGCCTTATAATGGTTATGAGAAGGAGTTGGTTGTTGAAGTGTAGACTTAAACTAGTTTTGCGAAAAGACCAAAAAGCTATTTCCGCATATCCTTATTTGTGGCATTACGACGATACCGTTTACCATCTTTAGCACCATCCCAAACGCTGGTTACTCCTTGCTTTTTAGTTGGAACCTCTTTTTCCAGACGTATTAGTTTTTTGGATACTTTTCTAAAAGTTCTATTCCATCGCCTTTTATCTTGTTTTTCTGTTTCAGCTGTAGTGATTCCGAATATTTTAGTTTTTCTTACTGATCGGGACATGTTTTTTTTGTTTGACACAAATATAATTAATAGCACATCCAACATGCACATTGAACAATTCTTTAATCATCCGCTTTTTAGGTTAGTAATTGTTAAATTTACTTCAATAGATGATATCATAACTGCATCCGATCTTGGCATAGAATCAGGCAAATAAATTCAAAAATTAAAAATATTTTTTTCTTATCAGTAGCTGTTTTATTTTTAGTGACAATTACAATCCAAATATAGATTATGATTTTAAAACGGAAAATTAATCAATAAAATGAATAGACTAATACTAATCGGTAATGGTTTTGATTTAGCGCATGGATTGAAGACCAGTTATAAGGATTTTATCTTCTGGTATTTGGATAAGTGTTTTAATCAAGCAGGAATATACGATAATGGCCATTA
Proteins encoded in this region:
- the acnA gene encoding aconitate hydratase AcnA yields the protein MDTSKAKSLQKLDVNGTTYHYSSLKNLPGGSVDHLPFSIRILLENVLRNFDGFSITDEHVNTLLHWSPAPVDKDIPFKPARILMQDFTGVPAVVDMASLRAEYVRHGKDGQKINPAIPVDLVIDHSVQVDYFGTDYSYDKNVQLEYDRNTERYELLKWAQKGLRNFTVVPPGMGICHQVNLEYLAKGVISREGWLFPDSLVGTDSHTPMVNGIGVIGWGVGGIEAEAAMLGQPIFFTCPEVIGLKLTGNIPDACTATDMVLSITKILRDKGVVGKFVEVFGEGLDNLTVTDRATISNMSPEFGCTVTYFPIDNRTLEYMHATNRSKEQIEIVETYCKENLLWRTGNETIQYSSLVEFDLSTLEPTVSGPKRPQDKIIVKELGSKFATLLDKEHNREYQPFQDRREAAWLADGGSGTEFTFGKVPLTAPNNFQVDKEALQSVRIKHKNKEFILSDGSIVIAAITSCTNTSNPAVMIGAGLLARNAVEKGLRTKSWVKTSLAPGSKVVTQYLERAGLNVDLDALRFHTVGYGCTSCIGNSGPLPPHIAEAVDKGELVVASVLSGNRNFEARVHPQVKMNFLMSPMLVVAYALVGRVDINLLEDPLDYDPNGNPVYLKDIWPSREEIIRTINDCVKQEDFQEVYDVIFDGSTDWQNLQVNLEQNYEWKSDSTYIKESPFFEGLKETLNPVTDIKDARVLLYLGDSVTTDHISPAGSFKDNTSAGQYLLAHDVAQADFNSYGSRRGNHEVMMRGTFANVRIKNKIVEKEGGYSIYFPDNEVNTVYETAMAYQKDQTPLIVLAGKEYGSGSSRDWAAKGTFLLGIKAVIAESFERIHRSNLVGMGVAPLVFVEGQNAESLGLDGTETFTITGLAENLSPHKLLDVNAVHPSGKATDFKVKARLDSAIEIEYYKNDGILQYVLREYLKNN
- the mnmE gene encoding tRNA uridine-5-carboxymethylaminomethyl(34) synthesis GTPase MnmE; its protein translation is MSTSSIQQQETIVALATANGNGAIAVIRLSGKDAIEIANQVFRGKDLSAQPSHTVHFGTIRDGEEILDEVLVTLFVGPNSYTKEHVVEISTHNSKYIIERIISLLIRKGARAAKPGEFTLRAFLNGGMDLSQAEAVADLIASNSAASHQIAMQQMRGGFSNQLRKLRDDLIHFASLIELELDFSEEDVEFANRDQLKLLILQINSVVRKLIQSFEQGNVLKNGVPVVIAGKPNVGKSTLLNALLNEERAIVSDIAGTTRDTIEDEINIHGVTFRFIDTAGIRETVDVIEAKGVERTREKMKQARLIIYLFDPVQDTIADVETQLEEVRSLNIPFVTIINKSDLLSEEQRAGYQSLSPVFISAKEQIGVEELKDELLRQVNLANLNTDDVMVTNIRHVEALQHTEDSLGRVLFGIDNPVTSDFLAMDIRQALYHLGEITGSVSTDDLLDNIFSKFCIGK
- a CDS encoding metallophosphoesterase — its product is MKIQIISDLHQEFGMTELSFDKADIVVFAGDINLGIKGIQWIQSTIKSKPVIYVLGNHEYYKGSYPKTLHKVRALAENSNVHVLEDSYIDIDNIRFHGCTLWTDFSVFGNSVEYGIICQSTMSDYKMIRRDPSYSKMRSVDTFQIHQVSRKWLEGSLQGSEKSKNIVVTHHAPGLQSVPTEYKNDPVSAAYASDMEDFILMHQPDFWIHGHIHTPSRYHIGKTEIICNPHGYIDEPYNGYEKELVVEV